AGAAGAAACTTTAAAAACTCGAGAAAAAGCCTGGAAAAAAGCTAATAACATAAATGAAAATGCTACTGCTAAAGAGGCATGGGATATTTTGATAAAAAAATTTAAAATACCTAAGGATATGGATCCAATAGAAGCGAGAAAAATAATGGTTGTGCGTCAATTAATGGAAGAACAAGGCTATAATCAATATCAGCCAGTAGAAATAGCTGTGGATGTCGATCAAAAAACAGTTGCCGAGATTGAGGAAAAACATTTAGAATTGCCAGGAATTATGATAAATGTAAAACCTGTTAGATATTATCCTTATGAAACACTATTATCCCAAACTTTAGGATATATTGGTCGAATTACTCAAGAAGATTTAAAAAACTTGGATATGAGTAAATACAAGCTTACAGATTTGGTTGGGCATTCTGGACTTGAAGCATTGTATGAAAAGTATTTAAGAGGAAAAGATGGTGGACAACAAGTAGTAGTAGATAATTATGGAAGATTAATAAAGAATTTAGGGACAGAACCTCCTGTACCAGGTGATACTATATTTTTAACCATTGACAAAAATATTCAAGAGGCGGCAGAACAATCTCTTATCACAACTATGCAAAATATAAGAGAGGGGAAATATGGCGAGTCTTTTCCTGCTAATATTGGAGCAGCAGTGGTTGTAGATGTAAACACAGGAAAAGTTTTAGCATTAGCCAGTATCCCTGGTTATGATCCAAACATTTTTGCTACTGGCAATCCCCCTAAAGATGTAGTAAATGAACTTTTTAAATCAAGAGATGCTACAGCTGATCCAAGTCCTATTTTCAATTATGCAACTCAAGGAGCAGTACCTCCAGGATCTACCTTCAAGATGGCTGTTGCATTCGCAGCTTTAGACACTGGTGTCACAACAGTTGATGAAAAATATTTAGACCCAGGAATATATCCTTATACAGGACAGCGTAACTGGCTATGGCCACGGACACAAGGTTGGGTGAATGTTTCTGATGCAATTAAATATTCTACTGATACCTATTTTTATGAAATGGGAAGAAGAATGGGAATAGATAAAATAGTCGAATATGCCAAGAAATTTGGTTTAGACCAAAAAACAGGAATAGAGCTGTATGAAGCAAAAGGTGTTATTGCAAGTCCACAATATAAAAGAGAATATTATCTTGGGTTGATAAAATCAATGGTGAAAACAGATACAAATCCAGATGGAGTTATAACGGAAGAACAGTATCAAAAAATTGTAGAAATCATTGATAAAGGGAATTTGAGTGACTATAATACCTTTTTACAATTAGAAAAGATGGGTATAAAAGATACAAAGCTTCAAAGAAAGTTATGGGAAATGATGTATTATGCAAAACATTGGAGCTTGACAGATACTTGTAGTGCGGCAATAGGACAAGGAGATAATCAGTTTACTCCTTTAGAAATTGCTAGTTATGTGTCTACATTAATAAATGGAGGAATTAGATATAAACTTCATTTAGTTGATAAAATTGTGTCCCCAGATGGAAAAATTGTTGAGGAAACAAAGCCAGAAGTTTTAGATAGAATTCATATTCCCAAGAAATACCTCGATGCTATAAAGTTAGGTATGAAAGGAGTAACTGAAAGAGGAGGTACTGCAAGCGGTGCTTTTCGCAATTTTCCTATTCCTGTAGGGGGCAAGACAGGTACTGCAGAAGTAGTTGGAAGGGCTAATTATGCTTGGTTTGTTGGCTTTGCTCCTTATGATGATCCTCAAATAGTTGTAGTTGCGGTTATATACCAAGGAGGACATGGTTCTTACGCAGGTTATGTAGCGAGAGATATTTTTGATGCTTATTTTGGATTGAGTAAGAATAATACAGGTGAAACCTTCAATGTGATAAATTTGCCTATAAGATGATTTGTGGGTGAGGATATTTTATCCTCTTTTTTTCTTTAACAAGAAGGAAAATTACGATTTGTGGAGAATATAGATAATAACGAGTGTTTTACGGAGGTAGATTATGATAAAAGAAGCAATAAAAATTCAAGGGACAAAAGAAGGGCTGGTAATTGTATTAGAAGAGGATGTAGATATTGAAATACTAAAAGAGAAAATAGTGAATAGAATTGAGAAATCTCTTAAATTTTTTGAGGGTGCAACTCTTACTGTGAGAGTAAAAAGTTTAAACGTCAAAGAAGAGAAATTACAAGAATTAAAAGACTTTATTTTTGATAAATACGGCATTGAGGTGCGGGTAAAAAATTTTCAAGAAAAACATATAAAAAATGTGACAGATGACGAAATATTTAATGGGTTAGAAGAGGGGATAACAAAATTTCATAAAGGTACTGTTAGGTCAGGACAGGTTGTGAAATACCATGGTAATCTTGTAATAATTGGGGATGTGAATCCTGGAGGATTAGTACAAGCTGCCGGTAATATAGTTGTTATGGGGACGTTGAGGGGAATAGCTCATGCGGGATTTACTGGCAATAAGGAGGCTGTAATTGTAGCTTCTTCCTTAAGAGCAATGCAGCTTAGAATAGCTAATGTTATCTCCAGGGCTCCAGATAAAGATGATGCCAGTGATTATCCCGAAATTGCAGTTGTTAAAAAAGGTAAAATTATTGTAAAACCTCTTTACCATCTCAATGATTTATGGTAAAATATTCTAAAAAATAATATTAATGGAATGGAGTGGTACGATGAGCGAAGCAATAGTTATAACTTCTGGAAAAGGTGGAGTTGGGAAAACTACTTCTACTGCAAATATTGGTACATACCTTGCTATGAAAGGTTATAAAGTTGCTTTAGTCGATACTGATATAGGTTTAAGAAATCTTGATGTAGTGATGGGATTGGAAAATAGAATTGTGTATGATATTGTTGATGTAGTAGAGGGGCAGTGCAGATTAAAGCAAGCTTTGATAAAGGACAAAAGGTTTGATGGGCTATATCTTTTACCTGCCGCTCAAACAAGAGATAAATCTGCTGTTACTCCAGAGCAAATGCAAAAATTAATAGGAGATTTGAAAGAGGAATTTGACTATATATTAGTAGATTGTCCTGCAGGTATTGAACAAGGATTTAGAAATGCAATTGCAGGTGCTGATAGAGCAATTGTCATAACTACTCCAGAAGTTTCAGCGGTTAGAGATGCTGATAGGATTATAGGACTTTTAGAGGCTGCGGAACTTCACAATCCTAAGTTAGTTATAAACAGGATTAAGATGGATATGGTCAAAAGAGGAGATATGATGGATATTGAAGATATTATAGATATTTTAGCTATTGACCTTTTAGGTGTCATTCCTGATGATGAAAATATAATTATTTCTTCCAATAAAGGTGAACCGATTGTTATGGATGAGAGGTCATTAGCAGGACAAGCCTATAGAAATTTGGTGGAAAGACTTTTAGGGAATAATGTGCCTTTAATTAACCTTGATATAGGAAATGGATTTATGGATAGACTCAAAAAGCTTTTTAAGCTGGCTTAGCGCTTTTAGGAGGTGTGATTTGTGGATTTATTTAAATCTTTTGGAGGAAAAAACAACAGTAAAGATATAGCAAAAGAAAGGTTACAACTTTTATTGGTCCATGATAGGGCGGACGTTTCTCCTAAATTTTTGGAAATGATAAAAGAAGACATATTAAACGTTATTTCTAATTACGTGGATATTGATGAAGCAGGACTAAATGTAGAAATTACAAAAGAAAAAAGAAGTGATAATACCTATATGCCTGCTCTTCATGCGAATATTCCTATAAAGAAAATGAAACAGGTGATAAGATAACTGGCCGTAGGCCAGTTTTTTTATATAGTGAAAATCTCTTTTATATGGTATAATACAAGTTGGATTGCTGAAAAAGAGGGGATTAAAGTGTTTGATAAAAAACTTTTAAAAAACTTTGACTGGGGACTTTTG
The sequence above is a segment of the Thermoanaerobacter ethanolicus JW 200 genome. Coding sequences within it:
- a CDS encoding penicillin-binding protein 2 — translated: MKVISLNESLKKKFYTFGAIILALLVVLVSRLIYLQLIKGDYYREISMRQAIRLIPIDAPRGEIVDRYGVKLATNRPSFSVDIIKGEIVDSHLNETILKLMDILTKNNVKYKDDLPIYLDENGNPYFNFKNSDEVSVKEETLKTREKAWKKANNINENATAKEAWDILIKKFKIPKDMDPIEARKIMVVRQLMEEQGYNQYQPVEIAVDVDQKTVAEIEEKHLELPGIMINVKPVRYYPYETLLSQTLGYIGRITQEDLKNLDMSKYKLTDLVGHSGLEALYEKYLRGKDGGQQVVVDNYGRLIKNLGTEPPVPGDTIFLTIDKNIQEAAEQSLITTMQNIREGKYGESFPANIGAAVVVDVNTGKVLALASIPGYDPNIFATGNPPKDVVNELFKSRDATADPSPIFNYATQGAVPPGSTFKMAVAFAALDTGVTTVDEKYLDPGIYPYTGQRNWLWPRTQGWVNVSDAIKYSTDTYFYEMGRRMGIDKIVEYAKKFGLDQKTGIELYEAKGVIASPQYKREYYLGLIKSMVKTDTNPDGVITEEQYQKIVEIIDKGNLSDYNTFLQLEKMGIKDTKLQRKLWEMMYYAKHWSLTDTCSAAIGQGDNQFTPLEIASYVSTLINGGIRYKLHLVDKIVSPDGKIVEETKPEVLDRIHIPKKYLDAIKLGMKGVTERGGTASGAFRNFPIPVGGKTGTAEVVGRANYAWFVGFAPYDDPQIVVVAVIYQGGHGSYAGYVARDIFDAYFGLSKNNTGETFNVINLPIR
- the minC gene encoding septum site-determining protein MinC; translation: MIKEAIKIQGTKEGLVIVLEEDVDIEILKEKIVNRIEKSLKFFEGATLTVRVKSLNVKEEKLQELKDFIFDKYGIEVRVKNFQEKHIKNVTDDEIFNGLEEGITKFHKGTVRSGQVVKYHGNLVIIGDVNPGGLVQAAGNIVVMGTLRGIAHAGFTGNKEAVIVASSLRAMQLRIANVISRAPDKDDASDYPEIAVVKKGKIIVKPLYHLNDLW
- the minD gene encoding septum site-determining protein MinD produces the protein MSEAIVITSGKGGVGKTTSTANIGTYLAMKGYKVALVDTDIGLRNLDVVMGLENRIVYDIVDVVEGQCRLKQALIKDKRFDGLYLLPAAQTRDKSAVTPEQMQKLIGDLKEEFDYILVDCPAGIEQGFRNAIAGADRAIVITTPEVSAVRDADRIIGLLEAAELHNPKLVINRIKMDMVKRGDMMDIEDIIDILAIDLLGVIPDDENIIISSNKGEPIVMDERSLAGQAYRNLVERLLGNNVPLINLDIGNGFMDRLKKLFKLA
- the minE gene encoding cell division topological specificity factor MinE: MDLFKSFGGKNNSKDIAKERLQLLLVHDRADVSPKFLEMIKEDILNVISNYVDIDEAGLNVEITKEKRSDNTYMPALHANIPIKKMKQVIR